In the Bacteroidales bacterium genome, GCAGGGTAGGGCGCTCCAATAAAAAAGCTTTCTGCTATCTTTTGGCTCCACCATTAATTGCTTTAACTGATGATGCAAGAAAGCGTTTGCAAGCTATTGAGGAGTTCTCGAGTTTAGGAAGTGGTTTTAATATCGCTATGCGCGATTTGGATATTCGTGGTGCTGGAAATATTTTAGGTGGCGAACAAAGTGGGTTTATCTCTGATATTGGTTTTGAGATGTATCACAAAATTTTGGATGAAGCCTTGCAGGAATTAAAAGAAACCGAGTATAAAGAGCTCTATAAAGATGAAAAACCACGCGATTTTGTAAGTGAGTGTAAGCTGGAAACCGATTTAGAAATTCTTATTCCTGACGATTATATTGAGCAAGTGGCAGAGCGACTCAGTCTGTACAAAGAAATGACACAGATAAAAGAGGAAGAAGCACTTCAGTTTTATGCTATTGGTTTGGAAGACCGTTTTGGAAAATTACCAAAAGCTGTTTTAGAGCTTATTGATTCTGTTCGCTTGCGCTGGATTGGAAAATCTTTAGCAATGGAAAGTATCCGTTTGAAAGGTAATAATATGTATGCCTTTTTTGTAAGTAATCAGGAAAGTAAGTTTTATTCTTCGCCTTTATTTGCACAAGTGCTAGGGCATATTCAAAGCCATCCGGGATGTTGTGTATTGCGCGAAAAGAATCAAAAACTTAGTCTGCGTTTTTCTGATATTTATTCGGTAAAACAGGCTTTGGAAAAACTTCAAGGTTTGAAAGAGGCTTTGGAGATGTAGTTTTTTATCGTTGATTGTAATAATGACTTTGTGTCTCTGTGATTTAGTGGTGAAATAAAAAAAACCACGGAGGCACTAAGACACAAAGAGATCATAAAAAACAGCTTATTTGATTTGACTCAGAAACCTCAAATATTTCTCTTCCTCCAAATTCCAATTAAGCTCTTTTTGGGCTTTTATCAAGTTTTCTTTCCACTCTGTGATAAAAGCAGGGTTTTTAATTACTGCATTGATTTTATCTGCAATGCATTGTGGTCTGATATTTCTAACCCGACCACCAATTTTGTAAGTCTCAATAATATTTAAGAGTTCGGGTAAGCGAGAAACAAGGATTGGTGTATTGGAATGAATATAATCGAAAACCTTATTTGGTAAGCTGTAGCGATAATTTAGATTTGTGTCTTTATCTAAGCTCAGTCCTAAATTGGCAATAAATGTATATTGCATTAATTCTTGATATGGAAGTTTATCAATAATATGAACTTTATCTTCCAGTTTGAATTCAATTCTTTTGCGCTTTAAATTCTCAAAAACATCGCCTCCGCCAATGATTAGGAGTTTGGCTCCGAAAACATATTTCATTGCTTCAAGAGCTTCTTCGGCACCTCTGTGCATATTGATGCCTGCACCTTGAAAAATAATAAGGAAATCGTCTTTTTGGAATCCCAAATCCTCTTTGGTAACTTTTGTATCTAACTTAATTGGGAGTGGAATATTCCGAATGACTTGTATTTCTTTTCCGTATTTCTCTTTATAAATATCTGCAATAGATTTATTTACCGTAATTATATTTTGGAGTTTAGGAAAGAGAAAGCTTTCCAGTTTTGTCCAAATCCATTTGACTATCGGTCTTCCAATCAGTTCGGGGAGCTCGGTAAACAATTCGTGCGAATCGTAGATTAGCTTCTGATGTTTTAGTCTTGAAACTAGGTAATTGGGAAGCAAGGTATCTAAATCGTTAGAAAATAAAACATCGGCTTTGCTAAAAAGTAAAAGGAAGAATAAGCGTAGATTGTATTCCGCATAAAAAAAAGGTCCTTTTTTAAAAAACAACTGCATTCTTTTGCACGAATATGGTCTTGGTAATAATTTCGGACTATTTTTATATTGTCTTCCAATAAGCTTAACTTCGTATCCTGCTTTTTGTAAGGTAAGGCACGTGCGATGCACCCTTTGATCGGATACTAATTCATTGGTAACACTTACGAGAATCTTCTTAGACATCTTTGGCTGCTTGTATAAGCAAATCTAATAATTTTGAGCTTGACTCACCCAAATATCTGATAGAGAAAGTGATTAAATAAATCGGGCTTGAGAGCAATGGTTAGCGCAAAGCCATAAATGCCTCCCCAAAAGTGTGCATCGTGACCGATATTGTCATTCCCTTTTTTATCCATATAAGCAGAATACACTAAATAAAGGATTCCGAAGATAATGGCTGGAATGCCTATGGGAATAAAGAAAAGGTAGATTTTATTCATAGGATCAAAAACGATACTGGAAAATACGATAGCCGAAACGGCACCTGAAGCACCTACTGAATTATAGTAAATATTGTCTTTGTGCTTTCCAAAAGCTGGAGCAGCAGAAATAAAAAGTCCGCCAAAATATAGTAGTAGAAAGTAAAAGATGTCTTTTCCTTGAAAAACAAGTTCGAAATAAGATGATACTAAGGTTCCAAAAGAATAAAGTACAAACATATTAACTCCTAAATGAACCCAATCGGCATGAATAAATCCATAGCTGAATAAACGCCAAAGCTCTTTCTGGTGAGCTGTTCGGTAAGGACTAAACTTTAGTTTGTTGAAAATATCCGGTCGGTTAAAAGCAATTACAGAAATAATCACTGTAAGTAAAAGTAGAATTATAGTCATAGCGCAAATCTACAGAAAAATAAGAGATTGTTAGATTTTGTTAAACCAATTTTCAACATCATTTTTGTCTGGTAGAAATGCTTATTTTTGCAGGCAAAATTTAATATTTCCGGTATGCTTAAAAAAATTGGATATAGCCTTTTAGTCGTTTTACTTATTATTTTCTTGGGCTATATTGTATTTAAGTATTTTCCGGGATTTAAAATGCCTTACTTATTTACCACCTTTTTGATTGCTCTTCATTTTTATGTGTGGACAGCTATTAAGACGAAGCTTAAAAAGCTTTCATTTATCTTTCGTTTATTGCTTGGGTTTGTGTTTTGGTTGCCTGTTATGCTTTTGTTTGTTGGTGGTTTAGCCTTAATTTTTGAGCCTTTGGAATCTTGGCCTCCTTTTTTAAGAATATATTTTATTGGTGTTATTTTTACATTTATTGTCTCTCTTATACTTCCTGTGATATTTATTTTCTTTGCCGATGTCATTAGACTTTTCCAAGCCTCTAAATTATTTTTCAGCAGCAAAAAAAGACGTAAGGAGAAAAATGCAATAACACGAAAGAAATTCTTAGTGAATACAGGATTGGCAATGGGTGGAGTAGTTCTTGGAAGTATGGGATTTGGGATGTTGCATGGCAATTATGATTTTAAAACTTTTAGCGAAAAGCTAAAGATTAAAAACTTACCAAATGATTTGAGTGGGTTTAGAATTGTACAAATTTCCGATTTCCATTTGGGAACTTGGGCTAATAAAGAGCCTTTAATTAGAGCCATTGATCAAATTAATGCCTTAAAGCCTGATGTTATTTTTTTTACCGGTGATTTGGTGAATAGTATTACCGAAGAAGCTTATCCTTTTTTTGAAGAGCTGCAGGAGATGAAAGCAAAATACGGTGTTTATTGTATTCTTGGGAATCATGATTACGGAAAATACCATCATTGGGATAGTATTGAAGAAGAGAAGGAAAATTTTGAACATCTGTTGGCGTTTTATAATAGTTTAGATTGGAAATTATTAAGAAACGAAAATATTACTCT is a window encoding:
- a CDS encoding glycosyltransferase — translated: MSKKILVSVTNELVSDQRVHRTCLTLQKAGYEVKLIGRQYKNSPKLLPRPYSCKRMQLFFKKGPFFYAEYNLRLFFLLLFSKADVLFSNDLDTLLPNYLVSRLKHQKLIYDSHELFTELPELIGRPIVKWIWTKLESFLFPKLQNIITVNKSIADIYKEKYGKEIQVIRNIPLPIKLDTKVTKEDLGFQKDDFLIIFQGAGINMHRGAEEALEAMKYVFGAKLLIIGGGDVFENLKRKRIEFKLEDKVHIIDKLPYQELMQYTFIANLGLSLDKDTNLNYRYSLPNKVFDYIHSNTPILVSRLPELLNIIETYKIGGRVRNIRPQCIADKINAVIKNPAFITEWKENLIKAQKELNWNLEEEKYLRFLSQIK
- a CDS encoding rhomboid family intramembrane serine protease, translating into MTIILLLLTVIISVIAFNRPDIFNKLKFSPYRTAHQKELWRLFSYGFIHADWVHLGVNMFVLYSFGTLVSSYFELVFQGKDIFYFLLLYFGGLFISAAPAFGKHKDNIYYNSVGASGAVSAIVFSSIVFDPMNKIYLFFIPIGIPAIIFGILYLVYSAYMDKKGNDNIGHDAHFWGGIYGFALTIALKPDLFNHFLYQIFG
- a CDS encoding metallophosphoesterase codes for the protein MLKKIGYSLLVVLLIIFLGYIVFKYFPGFKMPYLFTTFLIALHFYVWTAIKTKLKKLSFIFRLLLGFVFWLPVMLLFVGGLALIFEPLESWPPFLRIYFIGVIFTFIVSLILPVIFIFFADVIRLFQASKLFFSSKKRRKEKNAITRKKFLVNTGLAMGGVVLGSMGFGMLHGNYDFKTFSEKLKIKNLPNDLSGFRIVQISDFHLGTWANKEPLIRAIDQINALKPDVIFFTGDLVNSITEEAYPFFEELQEMKAKYGVYCILGNHDYGKYHHWDSIEEEKENFEHLLAFYNSLDWKLLRNENITLHIKNADLLIAGVENWSINPRFPRFGDLDKALTGIPDSAIKLLLTHDPTHWEAEVLEHYQHIDLTLSGHTHGFQVGIETPYFRWSPAQYLYKHWAGLYVQDGHYLYVNRGIGAIGFPGRVGIRPEITLIELV